Genomic segment of Avibacterium volantium:
ACGTTTGTAAAGTAGATAACCAAGGCGCAAGAGAATTGGGCTAAAAATTGCCCAAATGGAAGTAAAACTATAAAAGCAATATTATCTGCAAAACAAGGTAACTTTTACCGCTTTTGTAAAGCAGATAATAAAGTGAAAGGGAGTAAAAATCCCCGTCCAAACCGCCCGAATGGAGATAAAATTTTTAGAAAAGTAACGCCGAGCGAGAGCGAAGCGAACATCAGGCTTACTTTTTGTTAAGAAAATTTTATTGGAATGAGGAAAAAGCGGGTTGATCGGGTGCTTTTTTCTTTGCCTACTTTCTTTTGAGCAAGCAAAAGAAAGTAGGTCGCTCAACGAGCGAAACTCGTTATACATCTTAAAAATGAAAGAATTTTAACCAAAAATAGAATGGAACAGCTATGAATTTATACAACATCAAACACCCCGAAGAACAAGTCAATTTCGCCCAAGCAGTACGCCAAGGGTTAGGCAAAGATCAAGGGCTATTTTTCCCTGAAATTATCCCGCACTTAGACAACATTGATGCCTTGCTTGAGCTACCTTTGGTTGAGCGTAGCGAGAAAATCCTAGGGGCATTAATTGGTGATGAAATTCCAGCGGATAAACTGGCTCAACTGGTGAAAAATGCCTTTACCTTCCCTGCACCAGTAGAAAAAGTGGCAGATCATATTTACGCCTTAGAATTATTCCACGGCCCAACTCTTGCCTTTAAAGATTTTGGTGGACGCTTTATGGCACAAGCACTTGCTGCCGTTCGTGGCGATGGCAAAATCACCATTTTAACGGCAACATCAGGGGATACTGGTGCAGCAGTGGCGCACGCATTCTATGGCTTAGAAAATATTGATGTGGTGATTTTATATCCAAAAGGCAAAATCAGCCCATTACAAGAAAAATTATTCTGTACCCTAGGTGGGAATATCCGTACTGTTGCCATTAACGGCGATTTTGATGATTGCCAAGCCTTGGTTAAACAGGCGTTTGATGATGCGGAACTTCGCCAAGCGATTGGCTTAAATTCAGCTAACTCTATTAATATCAGCCGTTTATTAGCACAGGTTTGTTATTATTTTGAAGCGGTAGCACAACTGCCAAAAGCTGAGCGTGAAAACATTGTTGTTTCTGTACCAAGCGGTAACTTTGGTAATCTCACCGCAGGGTTAATTGCCAAAACAATGGGCTTGCCGATTAAACGTTTTATCGCCGCAACCAATGCGAACGATACCGTGCCACGTTATTTAAGCACAGGCGAATGGGCGCCAAATGACACCGTTGCGACTTTATCAAATGCAATGGACGTAAGCCGCCCGAACAACTGGCCACGCGTGGAAGAATTATTTAAACGCAACGGCTGGGCATTATCAGAACTACATTCTGCAGCAATGAATGATGAACAGACAGAACAAACATTGCGTGCAATGAATGAACAGGGCTATTTATGCGAACCGCACGGCGCCATTGCTTACGGCGTATTAAAAGCAGATTTGCAACCTGGGGAAACAGGTTTATTCCTTTGCACCGCACACCCTGCAAAATTCAAAGAAAGCGTAGAACGCATTTTATCCACTGAATTACCATTGCCAGAGGCTTTGGATAAGCACAACAAATTGCCATTGCTTTCCGATGAAATGGATAATGATTTTGCAACGTTAAAAGCGTATTTGTTGAAGTAAGCGGATATGAAGTAGGGTGGGCTTAAGCCCACCAAAGGGCAAAATCTCATAAAACGGTGGGCTGAAGCCCACCCTACGGAGCGTTTATATCAGTATAATGAATATATAGGGGCGGGCCGGTGTGTCCGCCCGTTGGCTAATTAAAGAACATAGGACAAAAAATGATTACAGTTTATGGCATTAAAAATTGCGATACGGTGAAAAAAGCGTTGAAATGGTTGGCGGATAATGGCATTGAACATCGTTTGCACGATTATCGTGTAGATGGCTTGGATAAGGCTTGGTTGGAAAAAGCAGAAAACCAATTTGGGTGGGAAAATTTAGTCAATAAACGCAGTACGACTTGGCGTAATTTAACTGATGAAGTGAAAAAAAATCTGTCAAAAAGCACCGCACTTGAGGTGTTATTTGAGCAGCCAACGTTGATTAAACGCCCGATTATTTTACAAGATAACATTGCGCTAATCGGCTTTGATGCCACGGCATACGATCAAGCTTTTGGTAAGTAAAAAAGGTTAAGCAATGAAAGAAACAATCGTTACCTTAGCGAAACAGCTGATTCAACGTCCTTCGATTAGCCCTGATGATCAAGGTTGTCAAAAACTGATTGCTGATCGTTTAGAAAAACTCGGGTTTCAAATTGAGTGGTTGCCTTTTAATGATACGTTAAATTTATGGGCGAAACACGGATCAACAGGCCCCGTGGTGGCTTTTGCTGGGCATACCGATGTCGTGCCAGTGGGCGATGAGAGCCAATGGCAATATCCGCCATTTTCAGCCCAAATTGTCGATGATATGTTGTATGGACGTGGTGCGGCGGATATGAAAGGCTCGTTGGCAGCAATGGTTGTGGCGGCAGAAAATTATGTGAAAGCCAACCCAAATCATGCAGGGACGATTGCATTGTTGATTACTTCCGATGAAGAAGCTGCGGCAAAAGATGGCACAGTGCGGGTGGTGGAAACCTTAATGGCTCGCGGTGAAGCCATTGATTATTGCCTTGTGGGCGAGCCTTCGAGTGCGAATATCTTGGGCGATGTGGTGAAAAATGGCCGTCGTGGTTCCATTACAGGCAATCTGTATATTGAAGGCGTGCAAGGACACGTTGCCTATCCCCATTTGGCGGATAATCCCATGCATAAATCCGTTGATTTTCTAAAAGAATTAACCACTTACCAATGGGATCAGGGCAATGAATTTTTTCCACCGACCAGTTTGCAGATTGCTAATATTCAAGCAGGTACAGGCAGTAATAATGTAATTCCAGGGGAGCTTTATGTGCAGTTTAATTTGCGTTATTGCACCGAAGTAACAGACGAGCTAATCAAGCAAACCGTAGAACAAATGCTGAAAAAACATCAGCTTGATTATCGCATTGAATGGAATTTATCGGGCAAGCCATTTTTAACAAAACCGGGTAAACTGGTGAATGCTGTGGTGGATAGTTTAGAAAAAATTGCCAAAATTACCCCCGCACTTGAAACGGGCGGTGGTACGTCAGACGGACGCTTTATTGCCTTAATGGGGGCAGAAGTGGTGGAACTTGGGCCGTTAAATGCCACAATTCATAAAGTCAATGAATGCGTAAGTTGCCAAGATCTTGCTACGCTAGGTGAAGTGTATCAGCAAATGCTCGTGAATTTATTGGATAAGGATAGCGAATGAAAAGCCCATTTAACGCAGCGACACTCACGGGAAAATCCCGTGAGCATTTAGTGGCGTTGCCTTGCCCTTTTTCTCATCAGCATTTTCTTGAAGCCAATGCGTTAAAAGCGTTTCAAGGCTTGCAGCAAAGTGCGGTGAAAAATGGCTTTAATTTACAGCCTGCGAGTAGCTTTCGTGATTTCCAACGTCAGCAAATGATCTGGAATGATAAATTTGCTGGCAAGCGTAAAGTGCATAATGATGAAGGGCAAGCGCTTGATTTATCCTGTTGTTCTGATTGGGAAAAATGCCAAGCGATTTTACGCTGGTCAGCCTTACCGGGGGGCAGCCGTCATCATTGGGGAACGGAAGTGGATATTTTTGATCCTGATTTATTGCCCGCAGATCAAAAATTACAACTTGAGCCTTGGGAATATACACAAGGCGGTTATTTTGCTGAACTCAGCGTGTGGCTGCAAGAAAATGTGGCGAAATTTGATTTTGCCTTTCCTTTTTCACAAATGCCAGCGAGAGTAGAAATTGGTTATGAGCCTTGGCATATCAGCTATTTACCAATGGCAGAGCAGGCGCGCGTGCATTTCGACCCTGAGATTTTAGTGCAATCTTGGCAAGACCAAGAAGTGGCAGGCAAGGTAACATTAATCAAGCAGTTAGCTGAAATTTTCGAGCGATTTTTTATTTAGAAGGAAAATAAAATGAGTGAAAAACGTTTTTTTCCACAGGGGATTTCGTCCTTTTTGCAGTGGATTTTGAATGTTTCCTTGCTCATTCTCGCCTTAATTTTGGTGGTCTTTCTGGCGAAAGAAACCTATGCTTTAGCCCTTGTGTTATTTGAGCAATCAAAAGAAGCTTCTTATTTGTTGGTGGAAAAAATTGTGGTGTATTTCCTTTATTTTGAGTTTTTAGCTTTGATTGTGAAATACTTCAAAACCGATTATCACTTTCCACTGCGTTATTTTTTATATATCGGGATCACCGCAATGGTGCGCTTAATCATTGTGGATCATTCTAGCCCAGTAAATACTTTGCTCTTTTCTGGCTCGATTTTGCTAATGGTAATCGCGTTATTCTTGGTTAGCTCCGATCGCCTGAAGAAAAGTTAGCCGATTTTTCACAGGTTTTGTGAACAAGGTCAAATTTTTCAACAAAGATCAGAAAAATTACATTTTTTTTTGCAAAAAACTGGCGTATTCTTAGCAAAATTTTATACGAGGAAAAATGATGTCCGACTTACAGCAATTTACCCAACAGGATATTGAAATTATCAAGGAAGAACCGCTTTATAACGGTTTTTTTAATTTAAAGAAAGTCTATTTTAAACATAAGCTGTTTGCTGGCGGTGAAAGCGGTGTAGTAACCCGTGAATTGCTGGTGAAAGGCGCAGCTTCTGTGGTGGTGGCTTATGATCCTGATGCAGATAGCGTGGTAATGGTGGAGCAGGTGCGCATCGGTGCTTATAACCCACAGCTTAGCCAATCCCCGTGGTTGTTAGAATTGATCGCCGGTATGGTGGAAGAAGGCGAGCAACCCGATGAAGTGGCGCTGCGTGAAAGCCAAGAAGAGGCAGGCGTACAAGTAGAACATCTGCGTGAAGTGATGAGCTTTTGGGATAGCCCTGGTGGCATTGTGGAACGCATTCATTTATTTGTCGGCAAAGTAGATAGCCAAAAAGCGCAGGGTATTCACGGCTTGGCCGATGAAAATGAAGATATTCGCGTTCACGTTATCCCGCGTCAAACTGCTTACGAATGGGTTTGCAATGGCAAGATTGATAATGGCTTAGCGGTAACAGGTTTGCTGTGGCTACAATTAAATTACCTTTCTTTACAAAAAGAATGGTCAAAAATGTGAACTGGATCGAATTTTTAATAGAAAATTTGGCGTAAACTTTGATCCCGCTAGCATTTTTTAGATTTACCTAATGCAATTTTTTTTCAAATTCGTAACGTATAACAAAAATTAATAATAAATATAACAGGAGGAGAGCGTACTTTGGTCGATACTTATACATATCCAACGGACAATGACGTTGTACGTTTGGTGCAGATTACAGATCCTCATTTGTTTAAGGACGAAAACGGTGAATTGCTTGGCATCAACACCCAAGCCAGCTTCAACCAAGTTTTAAGTGAAATTAAGCAAAGTGATTTTGATTATGAGTTGGTTCTTGCCACAGGGGACTTGGTGCAAGACAGTAGCAGTGAAGGGTATTTACGTTTTTGCGAAACAGTGCAGTGCTTAGAGAAAATGGTGTTTTGGATCCCCGGAAATCACGATTTTCAACCTAAGATGTTTGATATTCTTAATCATAATAACGGCAACATTAATCCGCTTAAACATCTTTTAATTGGTGAACACTGGCAGATTTTAATGCTTGATAGCCAAGTTTTTGGCGTACCTCACGGACAGCTCGGACAATATCAGATTGATTGGCTGTTATCTAAACTGAAAGATTATCCAGAGCGCTATTCTTTGGTGGTGTTGCATCACCATATCTTATCTACGAACTCTGCTTGGCTAGATCAGCATAATTTACGCAATGCGTTAGATTTAGCCTATGCCTTATCACCATTTAACAATGTGAAAGGCATTTTATATGGACATATCCACCAAGCTGTGGATAGCGAATGGAAGGGCTATAAAGTGATGGCAACGCCGTCCACCTGCATTCAATTTAAACCTGATAGCAACAGCTTCGCTTTGGACACATTACAACCTGGTTGGCGTGAAATTGAGCTTTACAATGATGGACGCATTGAAACCCGAGTGAAACGTATCCAACAAGCTACATTCCTACCGAATATGCTCGGGGAGGGCTATTAGTTGAGGAAGAGCAAATAACTAAGTGCGGTGATTTTTCACCGCATTTTTATAGTTATTTACTCCTGACTTACTATAACCCCAACGCATACTTCAATGCCTGTTTTTTCAATGGTGTGGCTTTGGACGCTAAGAAAAGGGCGGCGTTGCGGGCGATTTTGACGGGCAACAATTCTGTTTTAAAGCCTTTGTAGAATAAATCCATCGCTGATTGCATTAGTAAATTGTCTTTTTGGCGCAAGGCTTGGTATTTTTTTAGTACCTCATCAGAAGCAAAATTTTGCTGATTTTGTACCGCACTTTCCATCACTTGTAACAGCGCTTTCACATCTTTAAAGCCTAAATTTACCCCTTGCCCAGCCAATGGATTAATCGTGTGAGCGGCATCGCCCACTAGCACAATGCCTTGATGATAATATTGCTGAGCGTGGCGGCGGGTGAGGGCAAAACTGCCTGCTTTTTGCACCTTAACTTGACCTAATCTTGCAGGGAAAGATTGCTCAATAGTGTGGGCTAATTTTTCTTTGGATAATTGTTTCAGTTGAGTGATTTTTTCTGGGCGGTCATACCACACAAGGCAAGCCTGTTGCCCTTCAAGGGGTAAAAAAGCTCTTGGGCCAGAAGGGAAAAATTGCTGCCAAGTGATGTCTTGTTGTGGTAATTCGGTGTCCACCAAAATTAATAAACAATCTTGGCGATATTGCCAGCCCGTTACGCCAATGCCGGCTATTTGGCGCAGTTGCGAATTTGCACCGTCTGCGGCAATCACTAAGGGGGCGGAATATTGTTCACCATTGGTTAAAAAAATCTGCCAATTTTCACCGCACTTTTCAGCCCGTTCCACTTTCGCCTGCAAGTTACTTTGCACGTTTTCAAGCTTGGAAAAGGCTTGCCATAAGCCAAGTTGGATCACGTTGTTTTCCACCATATAACCGAGTTCGGAATGATCTAATTCTTCGCAATGAAAGTAAGTAGAAAAGCCGTCAATTTCCCAGGTTTCTAAGGCGCGATAGGGGCAAATGCGCATTTTTTCGATATATTGCCAACTTTGTAATTGTTGCAGTAATTGGACAGAAGCAAGGCTAATGGCGGAAATGCGTAAATCATAAGGGGAGTTGTTATGAAAAGTGGGTAATGGCGCACCTTCAATCACTTGCACGTTTAGCCCTAATTGCCCTAAGCCTACGGCACAAGCCGCACCAACCATTCCGCCGCCAACAATAATTACATCGCGTTGCGTATTCATTTTTGCCTCTTTTTTATCCGAAAAGTGCGGTAATTTTTTGTCAAATTTTGCCCCGCACTTGCATTTTTCACTGTCTGTTAGTTTACCTTTTATGAGTAAAATTCAAAAGAAAAGATTATTTTAACTAGCCACCACCAGCACAAGTCGGTAAAATAGCCAGTCGATTTTTACAGGTTAAACGATTTAAAGCAAATTATGACGCAAAAATTACATATTAAAACGTGGGGCTGCCAGATGAATGAGTATGACAGCTCAAAAATGGCAGATTTATTAAACAGCACGCACGGCTTGGAATTAACGGATATTCCAGAAGAAGCGGACGTGTTGTTGTTGAACACTTGCTCTATTCGTGAAAAAGCGCAGGAAAAAGTGTTCCATCAATTAGGGCGTTGGAAAGAATTAAAGAAAACCAACCCTGGTTTAGTGATCGGCGTGGGCGGTTGTGTGGCATCACAAGAGGGCGAGCATATTCGTAGCCGCGCGCCTTATGTGGATATTGTCTTTGGCCCGCAAACCTTGCACCGCTTGCCTGAAATGATCAACCAGATCCGTGGCGGTAAAAGCTCCGTGGTGGACGTCAGTTTCCCTGAAATTGAGAAATTTGACCGCTTGCCAGAACCGCGCGCTGAAGGCCCAACGGCGTTCGTATCAATTATGGAAGGCTGTAATAAATATTGTACTTTCTGCGTGGTGCCTTACACCCGTGGTGAAGAAGTAAGCCGTCCCCTTGATGATGTGCTATTTGAAATCGCACAGCTGGCAGAACAAGGCGTGCGTGAAGTGAATTTATTAGGGCAAAACGTGAATGCTTATCGCGGCCCAACCCACGATGGCGGTATTTGTTCTTTCGCTGAATTATTGCGTTTAGTGGCAGCGATTGATGGTATCGACCGTGTGCGTTTCACCACCAGCCACCCAATTGAATTTACTGATGACATTATTGATGTGTATGCGGACACGCCTGAATTAGTGAGTTTCTTACACTTGCCAGTGCAAAGTGGTTCTGATCGTATTTTGAATTTAATGAAGCGTGGGCATACGGCGTTGGAATATAAATCCATTATTCGCAAATTACGCAAAGTGCGCCCTGATATTCAAA
This window contains:
- the thrC gene encoding threonine synthase, translating into MNLYNIKHPEEQVNFAQAVRQGLGKDQGLFFPEIIPHLDNIDALLELPLVERSEKILGALIGDEIPADKLAQLVKNAFTFPAPVEKVADHIYALELFHGPTLAFKDFGGRFMAQALAAVRGDGKITILTATSGDTGAAVAHAFYGLENIDVVILYPKGKISPLQEKLFCTLGGNIRTVAINGDFDDCQALVKQAFDDAELRQAIGLNSANSINISRLLAQVCYYFEAVAQLPKAERENIVVSVPSGNFGNLTAGLIAKTMGLPIKRFIAATNANDTVPRYLSTGEWAPNDTVATLSNAMDVSRPNNWPRVEELFKRNGWALSELHSAAMNDEQTEQTLRAMNEQGYLCEPHGAIAYGVLKADLQPGETGLFLCTAHPAKFKESVERILSTELPLPEALDKHNKLPLLSDEMDNDFATLKAYLLK
- a CDS encoding ArsC family reductase; the encoded protein is MITVYGIKNCDTVKKALKWLADNGIEHRLHDYRVDGLDKAWLEKAENQFGWENLVNKRSTTWRNLTDEVKKNLSKSTALEVLFEQPTLIKRPIILQDNIALIGFDATAYDQAFGK
- the dapE gene encoding succinyl-diaminopimelate desuccinylase; translated protein: MKETIVTLAKQLIQRPSISPDDQGCQKLIADRLEKLGFQIEWLPFNDTLNLWAKHGSTGPVVAFAGHTDVVPVGDESQWQYPPFSAQIVDDMLYGRGAADMKGSLAAMVVAAENYVKANPNHAGTIALLITSDEEAAAKDGTVRVVETLMARGEAIDYCLVGEPSSANILGDVVKNGRRGSITGNLYIEGVQGHVAYPHLADNPMHKSVDFLKELTTYQWDQGNEFFPPTSLQIANIQAGTGSNNVIPGELYVQFNLRYCTEVTDELIKQTVEQMLKKHQLDYRIEWNLSGKPFLTKPGKLVNAVVDSLEKIAKITPALETGGGTSDGRFIALMGAEVVELGPLNATIHKVNECVSCQDLATLGEVYQQMLVNLLDKDSE
- a CDS encoding M15 family metallopeptidase, yielding MKSPFNAATLTGKSREHLVALPCPFSHQHFLEANALKAFQGLQQSAVKNGFNLQPASSFRDFQRQQMIWNDKFAGKRKVHNDEGQALDLSCCSDWEKCQAILRWSALPGGSRHHWGTEVDIFDPDLLPADQKLQLEPWEYTQGGYFAELSVWLQENVAKFDFAFPFSQMPARVEIGYEPWHISYLPMAEQARVHFDPEILVQSWQDQEVAGKVTLIKQLAEIFERFFI
- the psiE gene encoding phosphate-starvation-inducible protein PsiE, translated to MSEKRFFPQGISSFLQWILNVSLLILALILVVFLAKETYALALVLFEQSKEASYLLVEKIVVYFLYFEFLALIVKYFKTDYHFPLRYFLYIGITAMVRLIIVDHSSPVNTLLFSGSILLMVIALFLVSSDRLKKS
- the nudF gene encoding ADP-ribose diphosphatase; this encodes MSDLQQFTQQDIEIIKEEPLYNGFFNLKKVYFKHKLFAGGESGVVTRELLVKGAASVVVAYDPDADSVVMVEQVRIGAYNPQLSQSPWLLELIAGMVEEGEQPDEVALRESQEEAGVQVEHLREVMSFWDSPGGIVERIHLFVGKVDSQKAQGIHGLADENEDIRVHVIPRQTAYEWVCNGKIDNGLAVTGLLWLQLNYLSLQKEWSKM
- the cpdA gene encoding 3',5'-cyclic-AMP phosphodiesterase, encoding MVDTYTYPTDNDVVRLVQITDPHLFKDENGELLGINTQASFNQVLSEIKQSDFDYELVLATGDLVQDSSSEGYLRFCETVQCLEKMVFWIPGNHDFQPKMFDILNHNNGNINPLKHLLIGEHWQILMLDSQVFGVPHGQLGQYQIDWLLSKLKDYPERYSLVVLHHHILSTNSAWLDQHNLRNALDLAYALSPFNNVKGILYGHIHQAVDSEWKGYKVMATPSTCIQFKPDSNSFALDTLQPGWREIELYNDGRIETRVKRIQQATFLPNMLGEGY
- a CDS encoding FAD-dependent monooxygenase translates to MNTQRDVIIVGGGMVGAACAVGLGQLGLNVQVIEGAPLPTFHNNSPYDLRISAISLASVQLLQQLQSWQYIEKMRICPYRALETWEIDGFSTYFHCEELDHSELGYMVENNVIQLGLWQAFSKLENVQSNLQAKVERAEKCGENWQIFLTNGEQYSAPLVIAADGANSQLRQIAGIGVTGWQYRQDCLLILVDTELPQQDITWQQFFPSGPRAFLPLEGQQACLVWYDRPEKITQLKQLSKEKLAHTIEQSFPARLGQVKVQKAGSFALTRRHAQQYYHQGIVLVGDAAHTINPLAGQGVNLGFKDVKALLQVMESAVQNQQNFASDEVLKKYQALRQKDNLLMQSAMDLFYKGFKTELLPVKIARNAALFLASKATPLKKQALKYALGL
- the miaB gene encoding tRNA (N6-isopentenyl adenosine(37)-C2)-methylthiotransferase MiaB: MTQKLHIKTWGCQMNEYDSSKMADLLNSTHGLELTDIPEEADVLLLNTCSIREKAQEKVFHQLGRWKELKKTNPGLVIGVGGCVASQEGEHIRSRAPYVDIVFGPQTLHRLPEMINQIRGGKSSVVDVSFPEIEKFDRLPEPRAEGPTAFVSIMEGCNKYCTFCVVPYTRGEEVSRPLDDVLFEIAQLAEQGVREVNLLGQNVNAYRGPTHDGGICSFAELLRLVAAIDGIDRVRFTTSHPIEFTDDIIDVYADTPELVSFLHLPVQSGSDRILNLMKRGHTALEYKSIIRKLRKVRPDIQISSDFIVGFPGETEQDFEDTMNLIAQVNFDMSFSFIYSARPGTPAADIPDDVSEDEKKQRLYVLQQRINNQAAQFSRAMLGTEQRVLVEGPSKKDLMELTGRTETNRIVNFVGTPDMIGKFVDIKITDVFTNSLRGDVVRTEDQMGLRVVQSPQAVINRTRKEDELGVGYYQG